The following proteins come from a genomic window of Corynebacterium falsenii:
- the dnaE gene encoding DNA polymerase III subunit alpha: MSGSSFVHLHNHTEYSMLDGMAKVDMLAEEVVRQGMPAVGMTDHGNMYGADAFYRAMTAAGVKPIIGIEAYLAPESRFNQQRVRWGKPEQKSDDVSASGAYLHQTMIAENATGLRNLFYLSSMASYEGQLGKWPRMDAELIAEHAEGIIATTGCPSGDVQTRLRLGQFDKALEAAAMWQDIYGKDNFFLELMDHGLDIEKRVRDDLLEIGRKLELPPLVTNDCHYVIEQQAPAHEVMLCVQTGSTLDEPTIDNGGKRFAFSGSGYYLRTAEDLRAQWDKEVPKGCDNTLWVAERVQDYSEVWEEHPHDRMPIADVPEGHTPTSWLTHEVMRGLEERFPGKPVPTEYIDRAKYEIGVIDMKGYPSYFLIVAELIKHARSVGIRVGPGRGSAAGALVAYALTITNIDPMEHGLLFERFLNPERPSAPDIDIDFDDRRRGEMIRYASDRWGEDKIAQVITFGTVKTKQAIKDSARAHYGQAGFQMADRITKALPPAIMAKDIPLHGITNPEHERYNEAAEVRQLIETDPDVAKIYKDALGLEGVVRQAGVHACAVIMSSVPLLDCIPMWKRKQDGALITGWPYPACEAIGLLKMDFLGLRNLTVIGDAIDNIKANRGEDLDLEGLATDDTKSYELLARGETLGVFQLDSGGMQELLKRMKPTGFNDIVAALALYRPGPMGVGAHWEYADRKNGRKPIVPIHPELEEPLKDILEETYGLIVYQEQIMRISQKVANYSAGQADGFRKAMGKKKPEVLEKEFVNFESGMKDNGFSADAIKTLWDTILPFAGYAFNKSHAAGYGLVSYWTAYLKANYTAEYMAALLTSVADKKDKSAIYLADCRHLGIKVLSPDVNESRYTFQPVGKDIRFGLGAVRNVGEDVVDSIVQTREEKGLFKDFSDYLDKIEVVACSKRVTDSLIKAGAFDSLGHPRKGLVLVHEGAVDSVISTKKAAAKGQFDLFAGFGGDDEDTSVSDVFRVDIPDQRWERKHELSLERDMLGLYVSGHPLDGFEDALDSQIDTPLTSVLSGELPNNKEVKIGGIISSVERRVDKNGSPWVIATLEDHHGAQVELLVFAKTYQMVAPQIVEDNIVLAKARISYKDDRMSLFCEDLKSAELSVGAGKGVPLRLSMRVEQATTENMDRLKRVLGQNRGDSDVYLTLVDGEQELQFMLAPEMRVDKTPSLIGSLKANFWGDIL, translated from the coding sequence ATGAGCGGTTCTTCCTTCGTCCATCTGCACAATCACACTGAATACTCCATGCTGGACGGCATGGCGAAGGTGGACATGCTCGCCGAAGAGGTGGTTCGCCAGGGAATGCCGGCCGTGGGCATGACTGACCACGGCAACATGTACGGCGCCGATGCGTTCTACCGGGCGATGACGGCGGCGGGGGTCAAGCCCATCATCGGCATCGAGGCGTACCTCGCACCGGAATCGCGTTTCAACCAGCAGCGCGTGCGGTGGGGCAAGCCGGAGCAGAAGTCGGACGACGTCTCGGCCTCCGGTGCCTACCTGCACCAGACCATGATCGCGGAGAACGCGACGGGCCTGCGCAACCTGTTCTACCTCTCCTCGATGGCCAGCTATGAAGGCCAGCTGGGTAAGTGGCCCCGCATGGATGCCGAGCTCATCGCCGAGCACGCGGAGGGCATCATCGCCACGACCGGTTGCCCGTCGGGTGACGTGCAGACCCGCCTGCGCCTCGGGCAATTCGACAAGGCCCTGGAAGCCGCCGCGATGTGGCAGGACATCTACGGCAAGGACAACTTCTTCCTCGAGCTGATGGACCACGGCCTGGACATCGAAAAGCGGGTGCGCGACGACCTGCTGGAGATCGGCCGGAAGTTGGAGCTGCCGCCGCTGGTAACCAACGACTGCCACTACGTGATCGAGCAGCAGGCACCCGCGCACGAGGTGATGCTGTGTGTGCAGACCGGGTCCACCCTGGACGAGCCGACCATCGACAACGGCGGTAAGCGCTTCGCCTTCTCCGGTAGTGGCTACTACCTGCGCACGGCCGAGGACCTGCGGGCACAGTGGGACAAGGAAGTGCCCAAGGGTTGCGACAACACCCTATGGGTGGCCGAGCGCGTGCAGGATTATAGCGAGGTGTGGGAGGAACACCCGCACGACCGCATGCCCATCGCCGACGTGCCGGAGGGACACACCCCGACCTCGTGGCTGACCCACGAGGTCATGCGTGGTCTGGAGGAACGCTTCCCCGGCAAGCCCGTGCCCACGGAGTACATCGACCGCGCGAAGTACGAAATCGGCGTGATCGACATGAAGGGCTACCCTTCCTACTTCCTCATCGTGGCCGAGCTCATCAAGCATGCCCGCTCGGTGGGCATCCGCGTAGGCCCGGGCCGTGGCTCCGCCGCGGGCGCGTTGGTGGCCTACGCCCTGACCATCACGAACATCGACCCGATGGAACATGGCCTGCTGTTCGAGCGCTTCCTCAACCCTGAGCGTCCCTCCGCACCCGATATCGATATCGACTTCGACGATCGCCGCCGCGGTGAAATGATCCGCTACGCATCGGACCGTTGGGGCGAGGACAAGATCGCCCAGGTGATCACCTTCGGCACGGTGAAGACGAAGCAGGCCATTAAGGACTCCGCCCGTGCCCACTACGGGCAGGCGGGATTCCAGATGGCAGACCGCATCACCAAGGCGCTGCCGCCGGCCATCATGGCCAAGGACATTCCCCTGCACGGCATCACCAACCCCGAGCACGAGCGCTACAACGAAGCCGCCGAGGTTCGTCAGCTCATCGAGACGGACCCGGATGTGGCGAAGATTTACAAGGATGCGCTGGGCCTGGAGGGCGTGGTTCGCCAGGCCGGCGTGCACGCCTGTGCGGTGATTATGTCCAGCGTTCCGCTTCTGGACTGCATCCCGATGTGGAAGCGCAAGCAGGATGGTGCGCTGATCACGGGCTGGCCGTACCCGGCCTGTGAGGCCATCGGCCTGCTGAAGATGGACTTCCTGGGGCTGCGCAACCTCACGGTGATTGGCGATGCCATCGACAACATCAAGGCCAACCGCGGCGAGGACCTCGATTTGGAGGGCTTGGCCACGGATGACACGAAGTCGTACGAACTGCTGGCCCGCGGCGAGACGCTGGGCGTGTTCCAGCTGGACTCCGGCGGCATGCAGGAGTTGCTGAAGCGCATGAAGCCCACGGGCTTCAACGACATCGTGGCCGCCCTGGCGCTGTACCGCCCGGGCCCCATGGGTGTGGGAGCGCACTGGGAATACGCCGACCGCAAGAACGGCCGCAAGCCGATCGTCCCGATCCACCCAGAGCTCGAAGAGCCACTGAAGGACATCCTGGAGGAAACCTATGGCCTGATCGTGTACCAGGAGCAGATCATGAGGATCTCGCAGAAGGTCGCGAACTACTCGGCAGGTCAGGCAGACGGCTTCCGCAAGGCCATGGGTAAGAAGAAGCCGGAGGTGCTGGAAAAAGAGTTCGTCAACTTCGAGTCCGGCATGAAAGACAACGGCTTTAGCGCCGACGCCATCAAGACGTTGTGGGACACGATTCTGCCGTTCGCCGGCTACGCATTCAACAAATCGCACGCGGCAGGCTACGGCTTGGTCTCGTATTGGACCGCCTACCTCAAGGCCAATTACACGGCCGAGTACATGGCGGCTCTGCTGACCTCGGTGGCGGACAAGAAAGACAAGTCCGCGATCTACCTGGCCGACTGCCGCCACCTGGGCATCAAGGTGCTCTCGCCGGACGTCAATGAATCGCGCTACACGTTCCAGCCGGTGGGCAAGGACATCCGCTTCGGCCTGGGCGCTGTGCGCAACGTGGGCGAGGACGTGGTGGATTCTATCGTTCAGACCCGCGAGGAAAAGGGCCTATTCAAGGACTTCTCCGACTACCTCGACAAGATCGAGGTGGTGGCCTGCTCGAAGCGAGTGACGGACTCGCTGATCAAGGCCGGTGCATTCGATTCGCTGGGGCACCCGCGCAAGGGCTTGGTGCTGGTGCACGAGGGCGCGGTGGATTCCGTGATTTCCACAAAGAAGGCCGCGGCCAAGGGCCAGTTCGACCTCTTCGCCGGATTCGGCGGCGACGATGAGGACACGAGCGTGTCGGACGTGTTCCGCGTGGACATCCCCGATCAGCGCTGGGAGCGCAAGCACGAGCTGTCGCTGGAACGCGACATGCTGGGCCTGTACGTCAGTGGACACCCGCTGGATGGTTTCGAGGATGCGCTGGATTCGCAGATCGATACACCGCTAACCAGTGTGCTTTCCGGTGAGCTTCCGAACAACAAGGAGGTGAAGATCGGCGGCATCATCAGCTCGGTGGAACGGCGCGTGGATAAGAACGGCTCCCCGTGGGTGATCGCCACCCTCGAGGATCACCACGGTGCCCAGGTGGAGTTGTTGGTGTTCGCCAAGACCTACCAGATGGTCGCCCCGCAAATCGTCGAGGACAACATCGTGTTGGCCAAGGCGCGGATCAGCTACAAGGACGATCGCATGAGCCTGTTCTGCGAGGACCTCAAGTCCGCGGAGCTGAGCGTGGGTGCAGGCAAGGGCGTGCCCCTGCGGCTGAGCATGCGCGTGGAGCAGGCAACGACCGAGAACATGGATCGTCTCAAACGAGTGCTGGGCCAGAATAGGGGTGATTCCGATGTATACCTCACGCTGGTCGATGGCGAGCAGGAGCTGCAGTTCATGCTGGCTCCAGAGATGCGCGTCGACAAGACCCCCTCACTTATCGGCTCCCTGAAGGCCAACTTCTGGGGTGACATCCTGTGA
- a CDS encoding HoxN/HupN/NixA family nickel/cobalt transporter, translated as MNRSTSNVQLAGPPAQPAWWRDPGVLRVVWVNVILHGLLLIGCLVAWSQGLFTSAFTVGLLATAYTLGLRHAFDPDHIAAIDNTTRALQNDARTPQNIGMFFALGHSTVVIIAAGLIAASARWANLTEDSPFTQALGIWGATFSGVVLLVLALINLSKLRVMLRMERQLRATNRPVDASTTQSAAPESLTSNQLPSGPLGRILGPMVQRVSKPWHMYPVGFLFGLGFDTATEISLLILAASGVALGVPWWTMLLLPLAFTAGMAAMDSADGIFMARAYRWALDRPEMKLRYNIVMTTISVVFALFIGITGLIFLADELGFTPVSWVNNLELDNSGYWILGIFIAIYAASRIRWNVRTRRLSSGLRRG; from the coding sequence ATGAACCGAAGCACATCGAACGTCCAACTGGCCGGTCCACCGGCACAACCGGCGTGGTGGCGAGACCCCGGCGTGCTGCGGGTGGTCTGGGTCAATGTGATCCTCCATGGGTTGCTGCTGATCGGTTGCCTGGTGGCGTGGTCCCAAGGACTATTCACGAGCGCATTCACCGTGGGGCTGTTGGCCACCGCCTACACCTTGGGGCTGCGCCACGCCTTCGACCCGGATCACATCGCCGCGATTGATAACACCACTAGGGCGCTGCAAAACGACGCGCGCACGCCGCAGAACATCGGAATGTTCTTTGCGCTGGGGCACTCCACCGTGGTGATTATCGCGGCAGGACTTATCGCAGCATCCGCTCGCTGGGCGAACCTCACCGAGGACTCGCCGTTCACGCAGGCGCTGGGCATTTGGGGTGCAACGTTTTCCGGGGTTGTTCTGCTGGTCCTCGCCCTGATTAACCTCAGCAAATTGCGGGTCATGCTCCGAATGGAACGGCAGCTCCGCGCAACCAACCGCCCGGTTGATGCCTCAACTACACAATCTGCGGCGCCCGAATCACTGACCTCGAACCAGCTTCCATCTGGCCCTCTGGGCAGGATTCTCGGCCCGATGGTGCAACGCGTGTCCAAACCTTGGCACATGTACCCCGTCGGATTCCTATTTGGTCTCGGCTTCGACACCGCCACGGAGATCTCGCTGCTTATTCTGGCTGCCAGTGGCGTGGCCCTCGGAGTGCCGTGGTGGACGATGCTGCTGCTGCCACTTGCTTTCACCGCTGGCATGGCCGCGATGGATTCCGCCGATGGCATTTTCATGGCGAGAGCATACCGGTGGGCACTTGACCGCCCGGAAATGAAGCTCCGCTACAACATTGTCATGACAACCATCTCGGTAGTCTTTGCATTGTTCATCGGAATTACCGGTCTCATCTTCCTTGCCGACGAACTCGGATTCACACCAGTTTCGTGGGTCAATAACCTCGAACTCGATAATTCTGGGTATTGGATTCTCGGAATCTTTATCGCCATTTATGCTGCGTCTCGGATCCGGTGGAACGTCCGTACACGCAGGCTATCGAGCGGGCTCAGGCGGGGGTAG
- a CDS encoding PepSY-associated TM helix domain-containing protein translates to MRRIHFYAGMFIGPFLLVAAISGALYAIAPTMEAIAYRDMLRVPESSTSVPLSQQVSAAQAEHPDMPVAQIWPSSEPGETTRVLLSDESVGEDRLRSVFVDPGTGDIVGDAPTYSGRGELPMRFWISQLHKDLHLGDPGALYSELAASWMWFIAFGGLYLWLKRTRSAKKAVLGLGSGGKGTRKRIMNLHAVAGVWLLIAMVGLSATGITWSNVAGQNVSTTVKALKWKADPINKSLTEDGSKAEGSKATGTDSSAGSKTEPRAVTPKEVANQAATVLATARAEGLTGSVRMFPGEDVNTAWQVSERWVPYRTSSDAITVNGSNGKVVDRLPFSELPLFSKLTSWGIYLHMGIMFGLPLQILLFLVALAIAGLVVTGYMMWWKRRPTLGGVAGVPGPNTELSATDWLIILAFIGIVGTFLPLFGASLIAMLLADRALAKRARQRTFTVDSQEPAPKLTRTTTSDSGAS, encoded by the coding sequence ATGCGGCGCATTCACTTTTACGCCGGAATGTTCATCGGACCATTCCTGCTCGTCGCCGCCATCAGCGGCGCACTGTACGCCATCGCCCCCACGATGGAAGCCATCGCGTACCGCGACATGCTGCGCGTCCCCGAATCCTCGACCAGCGTTCCCCTGTCGCAGCAGGTGAGCGCCGCCCAAGCTGAGCACCCAGACATGCCGGTCGCGCAGATCTGGCCATCCTCCGAACCAGGAGAGACCACCCGCGTGCTGCTCAGCGACGAGTCCGTGGGCGAAGACCGCCTGCGCAGCGTCTTTGTGGATCCCGGCACCGGCGACATCGTGGGGGATGCCCCGACCTACTCCGGGCGGGGCGAGCTCCCCATGCGCTTCTGGATCTCCCAGCTCCACAAGGACCTCCATCTCGGTGATCCCGGAGCGCTCTACTCCGAGCTCGCAGCGTCCTGGATGTGGTTCATCGCCTTCGGCGGGTTGTACCTCTGGCTCAAGCGCACTCGTAGCGCCAAGAAGGCGGTCCTGGGCTTGGGCTCTGGTGGCAAAGGCACCCGCAAGCGCATCATGAACCTGCACGCCGTGGCCGGTGTGTGGCTGCTCATCGCGATGGTGGGGCTATCCGCCACCGGTATCACCTGGTCCAACGTGGCCGGCCAGAATGTCAGCACCACCGTCAAGGCACTGAAGTGGAAGGCTGACCCCATCAACAAATCCCTCACGGAAGACGGCTCCAAGGCTGAAGGCTCCAAGGCCACCGGCACCGACAGCTCAGCAGGCTCCAAGACTGAGCCCCGCGCGGTCACGCCGAAGGAAGTCGCCAACCAAGCCGCCACCGTCCTGGCCACCGCCCGCGCCGAAGGCCTCACCGGCTCGGTGCGCATGTTCCCCGGCGAGGACGTCAACACCGCATGGCAGGTCAGCGAACGCTGGGTTCCCTACCGCACCAGCTCCGATGCCATCACCGTCAACGGCAGCAATGGCAAAGTAGTCGACCGGCTCCCGTTCTCCGAGCTCCCGCTGTTCTCCAAGCTGACCTCATGGGGCATCTACCTGCATATGGGCATCATGTTCGGCCTGCCGCTGCAGATCCTCCTGTTCCTCGTGGCACTCGCCATTGCAGGTCTCGTGGTCACCGGCTACATGATGTGGTGGAAGCGCCGACCCACCCTCGGTGGCGTGGCCGGCGTGCCCGGCCCCAACACCGAGCTCAGCGCCACGGACTGGCTCATCATCCTGGCCTTCATCGGCATCGTCGGCACATTCCTGCCCCTGTTCGGAGCCAGCCTCATCGCCATGCTCCTCGCCGACCGTGCGCTGGCCAAGCGCGCCCGTCAGCGCACGTTTACCGTGGACTCCCAGGAGCCAGCGCCCAAGTTGACCCGCACCACAACCTCGGATTCTGGCGCCTCGTAG